The nucleotide window ATTAGGTATAGAAATGATTATATTAAAAGAGATGAAGTAATTATAAAGCCAAAATATCTAAAAAGATAGTTTATATCCAGGGAGATTGCTTCTAAAAGAGGTTTATGATAGTTAATTTTAAAAAACCAAACAACATCTATATATCATGAGATATTAAAAAGAGATTAAGTTTAATATAAAAAGAGATCAGTCTTGAGGCTTCATAGAAAAATGAATTTTCAAAGAGACTACATCAATTTAAGAACTAAATCAATTCAAAGAGACTAATTCCATATTATAAACATAACAATGAATAATGGTGATACAGGATGATAAAGGTTGAAAATCTATCAAAAACTTACCACATGGAGGAAGGTCCCGAAATTAAGGCTCTGGATCAGGTTAATCTGGAAGTTAAAAAGGGAGAAATTGTAGGCATTATTGGAACCAGTGGATCCGGTAAAACCAGCCTTCTCCGAGTCCTTAGAGGTGTGGAACCATTTGATGAGGGGAAAATTACCATTGATGATGTTACAGTAACCCCTGAATCCACCACTTACTATTCCAGGAAACTGCGTAAGGTAACTGCAATCCACCTACAACGTTCTTTCGGATTATGGTCAGAAACCGCCTTAAACAATGTTGTAAGAAAGCTTTATGGTACTAAATATGGGGATGAAGCTTTAACAGATTTTGACTTTGCTTATAGCGAGTTTGAGGATGAAGCCATGGAAATTCTACGAGTGGTAGGCCTGGACCATAAAGCCACTCATTTCGCCCCAGTATTAAGTGGTGGTGAAAAACAGAGATTGATAATGGCCCGACAGCTTGCTAAAAAGCCAAAAGTTTTATTATTAGATGAACCAGCAACTATGTCCTGTCCTAAAACTAAACAGGAAATTTTAGATGCGATTAAAGCAATAAATGAGGATTTAGGGGTGACAGTTGTCCTAGTATCCCACCTTCCAGAAATTCATCATTACCTCTCCGATAGACTGATTCTAATGGATGAAGGCAAGGTAGTGGATGAAGGAACACCTGATAAAATAATAAAGGAATTCCTCCAGAAAATGGAAGGGGAACTACCAAAACGTGATCCTGAAGACATTGGCGATTCTGTAATTAAAGCACGGGATCTGGAAAAAAGATTCTATCTTCTTAAGGCAGGTAACGTCCTGGAATTGAAGGATGTGAGTTTTGATGTTAGTGATGGTGAGATTGTTTCCCTTATTGGACAAAGTGGTGCTGGAAAAACCGTACTGCTACGTATGATCGGTGGTCTGGATCTTCCAGATGCAGGTACTGTTTCCTTTAAATTGGATGGTGAATGGGTGGACATGCACCAACCAGGAATTAACCGAATGAATATCCGCCGCCAGATGGGATTCATGCACCAGGAGTTTGCACTGGTACACCATGCCACTATACGGGATCAGATAGCAGGAAGGCTGGGAATCAAAGGAATAACAGTAGTGGATGAAGCTAAGAAGAAAGCAGAAGAGATGGGTATAAGTGACCTGGCACTGGATGTTCTTTACCAATTAACTGATCTACCAGAAAATGAAGCAAAACAGCGCCTGGAACAGTTAGGATTATCTGGAAGTATTTTAGACACTCTTTTCCCCAGTTTCCCTGATAATGAGGTCAAAGAATATGCTGAGCCCATATTCAAAGCACTGAATCTTCCATTGGATATTCTAAACCGCAGGTCCTACGAGTTATCCGGTGGTCAGAAGGTAAGAGCTACCCTGGCCCTGGTACTTTCAACCAAGCCCAAAGTCCTGATTTTAGATGAACCATTCGGAGATCTGGATCCAATAACTCTGCGTATGGTTTCCAACTCCCTTAAACGAATAAATAAGGAATTTAACACTACCATAATCATGGTTAGCCACCATATTGATTTCATCAATGAATTAGCCACCCGTGCTATTCGTATGGATAATGGTAAACTCATTGGAGATGGAGATCCAGATGAAGAATGTGAAGAATTCATAAAAAGCTGTGGAGCAGATTATCTTAAGGATATCAGCCTGTGGAAGGAAAAATTACTGGAAGATTAATCACCAGGAGTATTCCTGAATATCAATCATATATAGGATTGTTCCAGAAATTTAAATCAGATTTCAGGAGTATTCTAATGATTAATCATACTTCAGGAGTATTTCCAATATTTAATCACATTCCAGGAGATTCCAGAATATCTCAGTAGTATTTCTAACGATTAATCACATTATGGTGTTCCTGGAGATAAGCTGGTACGTGGATTGGTCAGAATATTGAGGCTGATCCCCATTAAATTTATTATTTGGATTATATAGAAATATTATTGAATTAAATAGAATATTGTTTGAATTGAATAAAAATTAGATTATATATACATTTAATTTAATAGACTGAATTTTAACATCCTAATTAGTTTTTTATATAACTGAATTTAATAAAACTGAATTTTTAATAGATGCCAATTAAATAATATTTAATTAATTGAGATTTAATTAAAGGAGATGTTTTTCAATGGAATTTAAAAATCTGGATGTAGAAAGTTTTTACCGGGTACTGGCACCCCGCCCAACTATAATAGTAACTACGGTGAATGAAAAGGGGGAAGTGAACGCTGCTCCATTCTCTTTTACCATGCCTGTATCTGTGAATCCTCCATTAATTGCTGTGGCATCGGTTGCTCGGCACCATACTTACCAGAACCTGGAAGAAACTCAGGAATTCGTGGTGAACATCCCGACCGCTGATATCCTCAATGAACTCTGGGTTACCGGTGAAAAATTCCCCCAGGGAGTTAGTGAAATTGAAAAAGCAGAATTAACTGAAATGAATTCCCTTGAAGTTACACCACCCTGGATCAAAGAATGTGTGGCTCATATGGAGTGTAATGTTGAATTTACCCGTGAATGTGGTGATCACCAGTTAGTGGTGGGTCGGGTTTTGAAAGTAGGTGTCCGGGAAGATGCCCTTAAGGAAGGACTTCTGGATGTGGAATCTGTGAACCCCATTCTCCATTTAGGTGGAAAGGACTTTGTGGTGGGAGACCATCGCCGGCAAGTGGATTGAATCTAGTGTTAGGAATAATTCCTGAAAAATATGAATTCCTGAAAAATATGAGTGTAATAAAGAAGAAGGGTAATAGAGTGATGGTGGATTTGATGCAGGGATAAAAGATACAGGAATAAAAAAATAAAATTTGATTATAATAAATTATAATTGGATATTGAAAATTTTAAAACTGCATTAAAAAAATGGATTAAAAAAACTGGATATTAAAAAATATAGTTAACACCTAAAAAATAAAAAGGAGTAAAAAAAATGTTTAACACCATAATGGTTCCAACTGACGGATCAGAGTATTCTAAAAAGGCTGAAGACACTGCATTAGCCCTGGCCAAAAAACTGGGTTCTGTAGTTGTAGCAGTTCACATTATTGATGATAAACTCATATATCCCTATGAAGTGCTGGAAGAAGAAGGTAAAGGCATTCTCAGGGAAGTGCAAAAAAAGGGTAAGGAAATGAATGTGGATGTTCATGAGATACTGATTGTTGGAAGCCCTACTAATGATATGGCCAAAATTGCCCAGAAGGCAGGTGCAGATCTGGTGGTACTAAGCACCCATGGTAAAACCGGCCTGGAAAGGATTATAATGGGTAGTGTAGCAGAAAGTGCCATAAAAAAGATATCAGTACCAGTGATGCTGGTTAAATAAATTTTTTTTTGAATCTATTCAGTTCCCCCAAAAAAATAAAATTAGATGCCAGTGGCAACTGCAGTAGCCCCACCCCAAGGAGCAGAGGTACTTTGTGAGGCTAAAGTTTTTCCACCCTTAGTTATTGAAACGGTTAAAAGATCATTACCACCCTCTGTTTTACGAGCAGCAGCGGTTACAGATCCAGTCACACTACCTATACTATTGGTTTGATCTCCGGTACCAGACAATGAACGATAACCAAATGGTCCACTTACATCAACAGCCCAACTACCGGAATAACTTACCACAACATTAACATCACTAGAAGCTGATGCGTTTGAACTGGACGCGTTACCATTGGAATTACTATTACTATTATTACTTGATGTACATCCTGATACCGCCACCAAACCAATTATCAAAACTAACAATCCAATATGAAGTATTTTCAATCTATCCCCCTCCTTAATATTTTATTTTATTAATATACTATTCATAGATCAGTAATATGTATACTTATTTTTTTCTATATTTACTCCATACACCAAACCACCTAAAATTTAATAGGTTAAACTGGATATAATGGAAATAATAAGAGGTAGTAGGGGCAGTTTTCACAGGATAAGAATAACTTACTAATCAAAAGACATATAACATTAGGATCTTATTAAGACTTTGAATTTAAAAAAATAGGATAATCATTGATTAAATGGTGTGATGATGAGACTTTGGAGCCTTCATCCTGAATATCTGGATAGTAAAGGGTTAGTAGCACTATGGAGAGAGGGTTTACTTGCCAGGGCAGTTCTAAAAGGGAAAACCAAAGGTTACACTAATCATCCTCAGCTAATTCGTTTCAGGAAACAGGACCATCCCATTCTTTTTTTAGATACCTACTTAAATCAGGTTTATTTGGAAGCAAACAGAAGAGGATACAATTTTAACCATGAAAAAATAGGAACCGAACGTACTTCTAAGCGTATTCCAGTTACCAGTGGCCAGATATCTTATGAACTGGAACACCTTCAGAAAAAACTCAAAAAAAGGGACAATAAAAGATATCAGGAAATAAATAAACTAACAAAAAAGGGGGATTTAGCCATTCCCAATCCTGTTTTTAATGTTATTCCCGGAGATATTGAGATTTGGGAGAAATTAAAGAAATAATGAGATTAACAGCATTACCCATATGATTATTAACCAGAGATGAGTATAATAATTAATAATAATTACAGGTTAAACTGTGGAATTACCATTAAATAAACTCAGAAATATTCATTGACAAAATTCCACAATAGAGTATTTAATTGAGGTGGTTAAATGAGCAGATACAAATGCAAAGTTTGTGGCTATATTTACGACACTGAATCTGGCGAACCGCGTAATGGAACTGTTCCTGGAACTGAATTTGATGCCCTGCCTGATAACTGGTTCTGTCCCCATTGTGGAGTCAGCAAAAACCGTTTCATTCCAATTTAAGTGAGGGGAATGTACAATGAAAAGATACAAATGTAAGGTTTGTAATTATATCTACGACCCTGAAGCAGGAGAACCAAGAACAAATACTCCTCCCGGAACTGCTTTTGAGGATTTACCAGATAACTGGAACTGTCCCAAGTGTGGTGCAGGGAAATTCCGATTTATTCCTATTTAAAATTTAAATATTTTTTTAATCCATACCACAATGAATCCATTGTAATGAATAAATATCCATACCTTAGTATTAAAATATCCTGAATCATTAAACATATGTATCCTGAATCTCATTAAACATATGAATTTCATGAATTAATCATGAACCTAATTAAAAAAGAGGTGGAATATTATGCAAAAATACCTATGTAAACCCTGTGGATACATCTACGACCCTGAAGTAGGAGATGACATGGCTGGAATTGAACCTGGAACCGCCTTTGAGGATTTACCCGATGATTGGGTCTGTCCAATGTGTGGTGCAGATAAAGACCTGTTTGAACCAGTAGATTAAGAATAATTTAAAATAAATTTTTTAAAAAACCGATTATTTACTGACAGTATATATTTACTGGATATATGTTTATTGACAGTTAGATGCGTTTTAATGGAAGTGAAAAGACATGTTAGATGAGAAGATGGAAGAGGCCCTGAATTACCAGTTGAATCGGGAACTCTACTCTGGTTATCTATATCTGGCCATGGGGGCTTACTTTGAAGATCAGGATCTCCCTGGTTTTGGCAACTGGATGCGAGTCCAGGCCCAGGAAGAACTAAGCCATGCCATGAAGTTCTATGATTACCTGGTGCAGAGGGGAAGCCGTGTGCTACTGGCAGAGATTGAAAAACCACAGAGTGAATGGGATTCATCTGTAGCTGCCTTTGAACATGTGTACGAACATGAGCAGATGGTCACCGGCCTCATAAACGGACTGGTTGATCTGGCCCTGGAACTGTCGGACCATGCCACCAACAACTTCCTACAGTGGTTCGTGGCTGAGCAGGTTGAAGAAGAGGAATCTGCAAGTGGAGTCCTGCAAAAAGTGAAATTAGCCGGAGAATCTGGTAGTGGAATTTACATGCTGGACCAGGAATTAGCACAAAGAATATTCAACCCACCTACCGCTTCTGAGTAATATTTTACTCAACCTTTTTTTTATTTTCATTCATTTTTTAAAACAAAATTCAATTTTTAACTTAAATGCTGAATTAATTAACTGTAAATGCTAATTGATTTAACTATAATACTAAATTGATTCTTTTTCTGGCGTAATTCATGGAACTTAACCACTTTATTTCTATTTTTCCCAGGATTATATTTTTATTCCAATGAGGATTCAGTATTATTTTTTTATTTGAAAAAATCACAATCAGTGTACTACAGATTGAATAATAAAAAATAAATAAAAACAGAAAGAAAAATAACACTACATTAGTATACCTGAAGGGGGTAAACAATGGGAGAAAAAGTTTACGAACTAAGAAAAATTAAGAAAAAAGGAAAAGGAATGCCACTTATTGGAGACAAGTTCCCTAAAATGGAAGTTCAAACCACACAGGGAATGATGAAACTACCTAAAGCATTCAAGGGGAAATGGTTTGTTTTATTCAGCCATCCTGCAGATTTCACACCGGTGTGCACCACGGAATTTGTGGCTTTCCAGCTCCGTTATGATCTTTTCCAGGAGATGAACTGCGAACTCATTGGACTTTCAGTAGATCAGGTTTTCTCACACCTTAAATGGATACAGTGGATATCAGAAAACTTTGACATAGACATAGAATTCCCTGTAATCGCCGACACTGGTAATGTAGCGGATAAACTGGGTTTAATACATCCCAACAAAGGCACCAACACTGTAAGAGCAGTGTTCATCATTGATCCTGAAGGAATCATCCGCGCCATTTTATACTACCCTCAGGAACTTGGTAGAAACTTAGATGAAATACTAAGAATGGTTGAAGGATTCCAGACAGCAGAAGAAAAAGGTGTAGCCATACCAGCTAACTGGCCCTCCAATGAAATCATTGGTAAGGGTTTGATTATTCCACCAGCAGCAGATATTGAAACAGCTTTAAAAAGGCCAGGAGAATACAAATGCTTTGACTGGTGGCTGTGCTACCGGAACTACTACAAATGGTAAATAAAAAAAATTTCCAGAAAATTCTCCGGATATATGCATAAATCGAGATACATACTATAAATCAAGATATATGCTATAAATCAGAAAAAAAGATTAAACCAGCCAAAAATAGGGATTAATAAGTTTTTATTAGATGCATAGTAAAAAAGGGTGATAAAAAATGGCAAAAAAGAAATATGAACTTCCCCCACTACCCTATGGATATAAAGATCTGGAACCCTACATCTCAGAGGAACAACTCCAGATACACCACGACAAACATCATCAGGCATACGTGGATGGGGCTAATGCAATTTTAGACAAATTTGATAGCAGACCGGGCATAGAGTTTGATGTTAAAGCTGTGGCCAAGGAACTCTCATTCCATGTGGGTGGATTCGCACTGCATAAACTGTTCTGGGAAAACATGGCCCCTGCACCAAAAGGTGGAGGTGAACCAACTGGAACCCTTGCCAAGTACATTGAAAAGGACTTCGGATCCATTGAAAGGTTTAAACAGGAATTTTCACAGGCAGCCATAAGTACCGAAGGATCAGGATGGGCAGCCCTGACAATCTGCCGACGAACTGACCGACTTTTCATCACCCAGATTGAAAAACACAACGTAAACGTGATACCACACTTCCGGGTTCTAATGGTCCTGGATGTATGGGAACACGCCTACTACCTGGACTACAAGAATGTCCGCCCAGACTACGTGGCTGCATTCTGGAACATCGTAAACTGGGAAGAAATCAACCGTCGCCTGGAAATTGAACTCCTGTCAAACAGTTTAAATCTGGTGGATAATCGCCGGGTACTGGACATGAAAATCGAAGAGTTCAGGGACAACTTTGACGACTGGATAGCCTCCTTTGATAAGAAATAAATTTTTTTCTTTTTCTCTTTTTTAGTTTAATTGCAAAAAGTAGTTTGTGTGATATACTGATTCTCACTACTTATTTCCATATAATTAAAACCTCAACTCCGTTATAATTAAAAACTAAACTCCATTATAATTAAAAATATAATTTGTGTATTAGTATAACAGAAATAATAA belongs to uncultured Methanobacterium sp. and includes:
- a CDS encoding flavin reductase family protein encodes the protein MEFKNLDVESFYRVLAPRPTIIVTTVNEKGEVNAAPFSFTMPVSVNPPLIAVASVARHHTYQNLEETQEFVVNIPTADILNELWVTGEKFPQGVSEIEKAELTEMNSLEVTPPWIKECVAHMECNVEFTRECGDHQLVVGRVLKVGVREDALKEGLLDVESVNPILHLGGKDFVVGDHRRQVD
- a CDS encoding rubredoxin, which gives rise to MSRYKCKVCGYIYDTESGEPRNGTVPGTEFDALPDNWFCPHCGVSKNRFIPI
- a CDS encoding rubredoxin, which gives rise to MQKYLCKPCGYIYDPEVGDDMAGIEPGTAFEDLPDDWVCPMCGADKDLFEPVD
- a CDS encoding rubredoxin, producing MKRYKCKVCNYIYDPEAGEPRTNTPPGTAFEDLPDNWNCPKCGAGKFRFIPI
- a CDS encoding ABC transporter ATP-binding protein, whose translation is MIKVENLSKTYHMEEGPEIKALDQVNLEVKKGEIVGIIGTSGSGKTSLLRVLRGVEPFDEGKITIDDVTVTPESTTYYSRKLRKVTAIHLQRSFGLWSETALNNVVRKLYGTKYGDEALTDFDFAYSEFEDEAMEILRVVGLDHKATHFAPVLSGGEKQRLIMARQLAKKPKVLLLDEPATMSCPKTKQEILDAIKAINEDLGVTVVLVSHLPEIHHYLSDRLILMDEGKVVDEGTPDKIIKEFLQKMEGELPKRDPEDIGDSVIKARDLEKRFYLLKAGNVLELKDVSFDVSDGEIVSLIGQSGAGKTVLLRMIGGLDLPDAGTVSFKLDGEWVDMHQPGINRMNIRRQMGFMHQEFALVHHATIRDQIAGRLGIKGITVVDEAKKKAEEMGISDLALDVLYQLTDLPENEAKQRLEQLGLSGSILDTLFPSFPDNEVKEYAEPIFKALNLPLDILNRRSYELSGGQKVRATLALVLSTKPKVLILDEPFGDLDPITLRMVSNSLKRINKEFNTTIIMVSHHIDFINELATRAIRMDNGKLIGDGDPDEECEEFIKSCGADYLKDISLWKEKLLED
- a CDS encoding ferritin, which codes for MLDEKMEEALNYQLNRELYSGYLYLAMGAYFEDQDLPGFGNWMRVQAQEELSHAMKFYDYLVQRGSRVLLAEIEKPQSEWDSSVAAFEHVYEHEQMVTGLINGLVDLALELSDHATNNFLQWFVAEQVEEEESASGVLQKVKLAGESGSGIYMLDQELAQRIFNPPTASE
- a CDS encoding peroxiredoxin; amino-acid sequence: MGEKVYELRKIKKKGKGMPLIGDKFPKMEVQTTQGMMKLPKAFKGKWFVLFSHPADFTPVCTTEFVAFQLRYDLFQEMNCELIGLSVDQVFSHLKWIQWISENFDIDIEFPVIADTGNVADKLGLIHPNKGTNTVRAVFIIDPEGIIRAILYYPQELGRNLDEILRMVEGFQTAEEKGVAIPANWPSNEIIGKGLIIPPAADIETALKRPGEYKCFDWWLCYRNYYKW
- a CDS encoding pyrimidine dimer DNA glycosylase/endonuclease V — its product is MRLWSLHPEYLDSKGLVALWREGLLARAVLKGKTKGYTNHPQLIRFRKQDHPILFLDTYLNQVYLEANRRGYNFNHEKIGTERTSKRIPVTSGQISYELEHLQKKLKKRDNKRYQEINKLTKKGDLAIPNPVFNVIPGDIEIWEKLKK
- a CDS encoding superoxide dismutase — its product is MAKKKYELPPLPYGYKDLEPYISEEQLQIHHDKHHQAYVDGANAILDKFDSRPGIEFDVKAVAKELSFHVGGFALHKLFWENMAPAPKGGGEPTGTLAKYIEKDFGSIERFKQEFSQAAISTEGSGWAALTICRRTDRLFITQIEKHNVNVIPHFRVLMVLDVWEHAYYLDYKNVRPDYVAAFWNIVNWEEINRRLEIELLSNSLNLVDNRRVLDMKIEEFRDNFDDWIASFDKK
- a CDS encoding universal stress protein; protein product: MFNTIMVPTDGSEYSKKAEDTALALAKKLGSVVVAVHIIDDKLIYPYEVLEEEGKGILREVQKKGKEMNVDVHEILIVGSPTNDMAKIAQKAGADLVVLSTHGKTGLERIIMGSVAESAIKKISVPVMLVK